A single genomic interval of Drosophila virilis strain 15010-1051.87 chromosome 2, Dvir_AGI_RSII-ME, whole genome shotgun sequence harbors:
- the LOC6634896 gene encoding protein dalmatian, whose translation MVKGIQKQLRNKTAASRTETTENTRRLATGNKKINMESSADVTTIKPMPGLNHKELSINQVNCVRKCYVRLKRLKLPTNNAAAQKCDANKAASINANNLDDVSVFEPGRNSTMCQSRVQDIGAIITPCRVRIRRSVQKHPETSEKTQENMTVSKRVPRFFHRDQPPARSRSSVTRHVYEFLSQSQIEDNEPQDPAADIIKQMVEDGRACMMVRHKGKTRKRTVKKKVRPVGKRKQCPVRSIAEKQTNMPSSNKVPGRQLTPVIELDGDSSDDNMEAVHVEVPAQIHTPPVKLAAAIANRTNIEGVYSPLARSLMLNKTKAHHQKPQESMEKRRELLNMAKKFVSTPLNRKSNTVASLNTTTFSPILDNAGSRTGSLRADYSPGFKDSLPAASAGAASAICSSDRRNMSLATPAGSPSGGCSPWRISDEVPLPNTFAFGLNTSNLPSYSSDFIRKRHIYVPDEPEPAESSCPAPNEQETSCAANDSNGENMPPPAAAVAQATPIKPSEDQENENFENYVQLPNPRRTLQHRSPLKDINILEVVVLPSWKKNAQPDKTPTKVSTARNQNNVTISSPRQQSGRAQQSSSNLFGFEDFLDEEDEEIANARAASQNVTLHEKLQRLKDLRPANEKLPQINREPLRHDYDDLQAREPKQRNIKEMLCSTMIGAPARVPSMDESVALFKDNDPETTFDEKQPRRTYVRERPKRKRKQRVHVLFIDSDSSDEENEQDSKDKSGESPRKAMPPQKRIRKDVEHEAKLQQFITSFNQECAEVERFPIIVE comes from the exons ATGGTAAAAGGAATTCAAAAACAATTGCGCAATAAAACTGCGGCAAGTAGAACTGAAACTACAGAAAACACACGACGCttggcaacaggcaacaaaaaGATAAACATGGAATCCAGCGCAGATGTGACAACAATAAAGCCGATGCCAGGGCTTAACCATAAAGAATTAAgcataaatcaagtaaattgTGTGCGCAAGTGTTATGTTAGACTGAAACGCCTTAAATTACCAACAAACAACGCTGCGGCGCAGAAGTGCGATGCTAATAAAGCAGCGTCAATTAACGCTAATAACTTGGACGATGTTAGCGTATTTGAGCCAGGTCGGAACTCCACCATGTGCCAGTCCAGAGTCCAGGACATAG GTGCCATCATTACGCCCTGTCGCGTTCGCATCAGGCGCTCGGTACAGAAGCATCCAGAAACATCCGAAAAGACGCAGGAAAACATGACAGTATCGAAGCGTGTGCCTCGCTTTTTTCACCGGGATCAGCCGCCAGCCCGAAGCCGTTCCTCAGTCACACGGCACGTCTATGAGTTTCTTTCGCAGTCGCAAATCGAGGACAACGAACCGCAGGATCCGGCAGCGGACATAATCAAACAGATGGTCGAAGACGGACGAGCCTGCATGATGGTCCGTCACAAGGGCAAGACGCGCAAGCGGACTGTCAAGAAAAAGGTTCGACCAGTGGGCAAGCGCAAGCAATGCCCCGTACGCAGCATTGCTgaaaaacagacaaacatgCCAAGCAGCAACAAGGTCCCTGGAAGGCAATTAACGCCCGTTATCGAGCTGGACGGCGATTCAAGTGATGACAATATGGAGGCCGTGCATGTTGAGGTGCCCGCCCAGATACACACGCCTCCAGTAAAActggcggctgccattgcaaATCGAACTAATATCGAGGGTGTCTATAGCCCGTTGGCGCGTTCGCTGATGCTGAATAAAACTAAGGCACATCACCAGAAGCCGCAGGAATCCATGGAAAAGCGACGAGAGCTCTTAAACATGGCCAAGAAATTTGTCAGCACACCGCTGAATCGCAAGAGTAACACCGTCGCGAgtttaaatacaacaacatTTTCCCCAATTTTAGATAATGCCGGCAGTAGAACTGGGAGTCTAAGAGCTGACTACTCTCCCGGTTTTAAAGACAGTTTGCCGGCAGCTTCAGCTGGTGCTGCCAGTGCTATATGCTCCTCCGACAGACGAAACATGTCGTTAGCAACTCCAGCTGGTAGTCCCAGCGGCGGCTGTTCGCCTTGGCGTATCTCCGACGAGGTGCCCTTGCCGAATACATTCGCATTCGGCTTAAATACATCAAATTTACCATCGTATTCCAGTGACTTTATACGCAAACGGCATATCTACGTGCCGGATGAGCCAGAGCCGGCGGAGTCTAGTTGTCCAGCGCCCAACGAGCAGGAAACTAGCTGCGCTGCCAACGACTCGAATGGCGAAAATATGCCgcctccagctgcagcagtcgCACAGGCAACGCCTATTAAACCAAGCGAGGACCAAGAGAacgaaaattttgaaaactatGTGCAATTACCAAATCCTCGGCGCACGCTACAGCATCGCAGTCCCTTGAAGGATATCAATATATTGGAAGTGGTTGTGTTGCCTTCGTGGAAGAAAAATGCGCAACCAGACAAGACGCCCACAAAGGTCTCCACGGCCAGAAATCAGAACAATGTAACCATCAGCAGCCCCAGACAGCAGAGTGGGCGGGCACAGCAGTCATCCTCCAATCTCTTTGGTTTTGAGGATTTTCTCGACGAGGAAGATGAGGAAATTGCCAATGCTCGAGCCGCTAGCCAAAATGTCACGTTGCACGAAAAGCTGCAGCGGCTGAAGGATCTGCGGCCCGCCAACGAGAAGCTGCCTCAGATAAACAGGGAGCCGTTGCGGCATGACTACGATGATCTGCAAGCGCGTGAGCCCAAACAGCGCAACATCAAGGAGATGCTGTGCTCGACCATGATTGGCGCGCCGGCACGCGTTCCGAGCATGGACGAGTCGGTGGCGTTATTCAAAGACAACGATCCAGAGACAACATTTGATGAAAAG CAACCGCGACGCACCTACGTCCGGGAGCGGCCGAAGCGAAAGCGCAAGCAACGCGTTCATGTGCTCTTCATTGACTCGGATTCGTCGGATGAGGAGAATGAGCAGGACTCCAAGGACAAAAGTGGCGAGTCACCAAGGAAGGCGATGCCGCCGCAAAAGCGCATACGCAAGGATGTGGAGCACGAGGCCAAGCTGCAGCAGTTCATCACGAGTTTCAATCAGGAATGTGCCGAAGTCGAACGATTTCCAATCATCGTTGAATAG
- the LOC6634895 gene encoding ubiquitin thioesterase trabid, whose protein sequence is MCDTSDKAQKWKCEICTYENYPSSLKCTMCQASKPLLNEDIFRLSPAQTIHDNYSAEEAAAGLPVEPTSTCFARQPQDQPQQQPHTQQQQLVRHSNVADSEKWACKVCTYLNWPRSLRCVQCCTKRGGAAAMEPAADKETNSAGEALQALRISGSDTELNVTENSSSGRQLIGAAASNSNRRNPSPSMEPQICSNSTHLNNLANTSHSQQQSQSQPQLTNQQQQQQQQNSTTSSALQQKHCYVAKWACNSCTYENWPKSLKCSMCGKTRELSGSGSQCDLHACASSISGSNKQLNQQQQEEQQQQQNSDTVSVNNSFNKKHIYQLGSSETINNCDTLQERQERRQRQIRRQVDWQWLNACLGVVENNYSAVEAYLSCGGNPARSLTSNEIAALNRNSAFDVGHTLIHLAIRFHREEMLPMLLAQISGSGPGIKRVPSYVAPDLAADIRRHFSNTLRIRKSGLPCHYVQKHATFALPSEIEELPIPIQEQLYDELLDRDAQKQLEMPPPALNWSLEITARLSSRLLVLWNRSAGDCLLDSAMQATWGVFDRDNILRRALADTLHQCGHVFFARWKEYEMLQASMLHFTLEDSQWEEDWSTLLSLASQPGSSLEQLHIFALAHILRRPIIVYGVKYVKSFRGEDIGYARFEGVYLPLFWEQNFCTKSPIALGYTRGHFSALVPMEPFSRIDGRRDEAEDVTYLPLMDCELKLLPIHFLTQTEVGNEETMMRQWLDVCVTDGGLLVAQQKLSKRPLLVAQMLEEWLNHYRRIAQVITAPFVRRPQITHYSSDGDSDEE, encoded by the exons ATGTGCGATACCAGCGACAAGGCGCAGAAATGGAAATGTGAAATATGCACCTATGAGAACTATCCATCCTCCCTAAAATGCACAATGTGCCAGGCATCCAAGCCGTTGCTTAACGAGGATATCTTTCG TCTCAGTCCAGCGCAGACAATACACGACAACTACAGCGCGGAGGAGGCGGCAGCTGGTCTGCCCGTCGAGCCCACATCCACATGCTTTGCGCGCCAGCCCCAGGATCAGcctcagcagcagccccatacccagcaacagcagctggtgcGACACAGCAACGTAGCTGACAGCGAGAAATGGGCCTGCAAGGTGTGTACCTATCTCAATTGGCCACGCAGCCTGCGCTGCGTGCAATGCTGCACCAAGCGTGGCGGCGCCGCCGCAATGGAACCAGCTGCGGACAAGGAGACGAACAGTGCGGGCGAGGCGCTGCAAGCGCTGCGCATCAGCGGCTCCGATACGGAACTGAATGTCACGGAGaatagcagcagcggcaggcaGCTAATTGGCGCTGCTGCATCCAACTCGAATCGCCGCAATCCCAGCCCCAGCATGGAGCCGCAAATCTGCAGCAATTCAACGCATCTCAATAACTTAGCGAACACATCTCACAGCCAGCAGCAGTcccagtcgcagccgcagttgacaaaccaacagcagcagcagcagcagcagaactcGACCACATCCTCTGCGCTGCAGCAGAAGCACTGCTACGTGGCAAAATGGGCCTGCAAT TCATGCACCTACGAGAACTGGCCGAAGAGTCTGAAGTGCTCGATGTGCGGCAAGACGCGCGAGCTGAGCGGCTCGGGATCACAGTGCGATCTGCATGCCTGCGCCAGCAGCATATCCGGCAGCAACAAGCAGttgaaccagcagcagcaggaggagcagcaacagcagcagaactCGGACACCGTCAGTGTCAACAACTCGTTCAATAAGAAGCATATTTATCAACTAG GTTCTTCGGAAACCATCAACAACTGTGATACGCTGCAGGAACGCCAGGAGCGTCGTCAGCGTCAGATCAGACGCCAGGTCGACTGGCAATGGTTGAACGCATGCCTGGGCGTTGTGGAGAACAATTATAGCGCCGTGGAGGCGTATTTGTCGTGCGGCGGCAATCCGGCGCGTTCGTTGACCAGCAATGAAATTGCCGCATTGAATCGTAATTCGGCTTTTGATGTTGGCCACACGCTCATCCATCTGGCCATACGTTTCCATCGCGAGGAAATGCTGCCGATGCTGTTGGCACAGATCTCGGGCTCTGGGCCGGGCATTAAGCGTGTGCCCTCGTATGTGGCGCCCGATCTGGCAGCGGATATACGCCGGCATTTTTCCAATACACTGCGCATACGCAAATCCGGCCTGCCCTGTCACTATGTCCAGAAACATGCTACCTTTGCGCTGCCCTCGGAGATCGAAGAGCTGCCCATACCCATACAGGAGCAGCTGTACGACGAGCTACTCGATCGCGATGCCCAGAAACAGTTGGAGATGCCGCCGCCGGCCCTTAACTGGTCTCTAGAGATAACCGCGCGCCTCAGCTCACGTCTGCTGGTCCTATGGAATCGCAGTGCCGGCGATTGCCTCCTGGACTCGGCAATGCAGGCTACCTGGGGTGTTTTCGATCGCGACAACATACTCAGGCGCGCCCTGGCCGACACCCTACACCAGTGCGGTCATGT TTTCTTTGCCCGCTGGAAAGAGTATGAAATGCTGCAGGCGTCCATGCTGCACTTCACCTTGGAGGATTCACAGTGGGAGGAGGACTGGAGCACGCTGCTATCGTTGGCCAGTCAGCCGGGTTCCTCATTGGAACAGCTGCACATCTTCGCCCTGGCCCACATCCTAAGACGTCCAATTATTGTCTATGGCGTCAAATACGTTAAGAGCTTTCGGGGCGAGGACATTGGCTACGCCCGATTTGAAG GCGTCTATCTACCTTTATTCTGGGAACAAAACTTTTGTACAAAATCACCTATTGCGCTGGGCTACACGCGTGGCCATTTTAGCGCTCTGGTGCCTATGGAGCCATTCTCGCGGATCGATGGGCGACGCGACGAGGCTGAGGATGTCACCTATCTGCCACTTATGGACTGCGAGCTGAAGCTGCTGCCCATACACTTTCTAACACAAACAGAG GTGGGGAATGAGGAGACCATGATGCGTCAATGGCTGGACGTTTGTGTCACGGATGGCGGTCTGTTGGTGGCACAGCAAAAGTTATCCAAGCGTCCGCTGCTGGTGGCACAAATGCTCGAAGAATGGCTGAATCATTACAGACGCATTGC ACAAGTGATAACAGCGCCGTTTGTGCGTCGACCGCAGATAACCCATTACTCCAGCGATGGCGACTCGGATGAGGAGTAG